The Bombus vancouverensis nearcticus chromosome 9, iyBomVanc1_principal, whole genome shotgun sequence genome includes a window with the following:
- the LOC117158771 gene encoding uncharacterized protein LOC117158771 isoform X2 — MDKRLDASRLENREDVISHSKKNKKRPSKKSSMLSSWTNNFQNDQNNDIVPGMEYPQLLWQSNMPQNFQNNGQRLFTTTSDPSMCGYTQMPMTYTMEPVSLPTMYRLYQPVPVSGIRAVHSRPRRHCNQNQPLNLNMNSMANGYTSLQENGGGSPVPANYQNGDYASLPSTANKNNGINGDEINSEHRRYSDPGLGSAEAPVQSQSEDSDSADSGSSITTVGRSNKLVLSLIEQMTELKKSNNQLFKELNETKSEIGSMKTKLAVCSSSDYQPGMLSDFIREIRQANKTYEEVLVSKVKFMIEEKLNQRSLEVANLNNQIMKLTEEKEESDRRIAKLEEEVAMLKLNVNNEGREIAAFEEETLALRRELQEARASKCLAENHAAKCVNARSVTPVATFDTTQSYVTSTPVRTALSDTCSLIPAPPSSTPSLSSIVPQHITSLLRSRTADLAHHFVADKTNVYPTVDCSSPTTSINASWSLDDQCQVSSSGNQSPLIVTASNSFEQHRTDVSLDESSAFSASELALETKSCDQREDHDLVLAEHRLEENSSSKKTKDEDTARDDEPKTDSTTTKSLGAISSNVQEKRTRESKKEAELSRVHHQRVGSKKSRKKKASSVSKRSFVETEKGGTAAERNDSGTKDARRTVSEDEDRSRLNGGDDDVDDGDETSRAITEIPEVTVVGGGSFVPKDLCSTGILTSRVLTAPSRATYTTAYI; from the exons ATGGATAAAAG GTTAGACGCTTCGAGGTTAGAGAATCGCGAGGATGTTATTAGTCATTCCAAGAAGAACAAAAAACGACCCAGTAAGAAAAGCAGTATGCTTAGCTCGTGGACGAACAACTTTCAAAACGATCAAAATAACGATATAGTACCTGGAATGGAGTATCCACAGTTATTGTGGCAGTCTAACATGCCGCAAAACTTTCAGAACAATGGACAACGTCTCTTTACTACAACATCTGACCCTAGCATGTGTGGTTATACGCAGATGCCTATGACATATACCATGGAGCCTGTTTCACTACCAACCATGTATAGACTGTATCAGCCGGTGCCAGTCTCTGGTATAAGAGCCGTTCACAGTAGACCCCGACGACATTGTAATCAAAATCAACCATTGAACTTGAATATGAATTCTATGGCAAATGGTTACACGAGTTTACAAGAAAATGGGGGAGGATCTCCTGTCCCTGCTAACTATCAGAACGGAGATTACGCGAGTTTGCCATCTACTGCTAATAAGAACAATGGAATAAATGGAGATGAGATAAATTCAGAGCATCGGAGGTATTCAGACCCTGGTCTTGGGTCTGCGGAAGCACCGGTACAGAGTCAGAGCGAAGACTCTGATAGCGCCGACAGTGGTAGCTCCATTACTACAGTTGGACGTAGCAATAAGTTAGTTCTATCTCTTATCGAACAG ATGACAGAACTGAAAAAGAGCAATAATCAACTGTTTAAAGAGTTAAACGAAACAAAGTCTGAAATAGGTAGTATGAAGACAAAGTTAGCAGTGTGTAGTTCTTCGGATTATCAACCAGGAATGTTATCAG aTTTTATTCGCGAAATCAGGCAAGCCAACAAAACATACGAGGAGGTACTagtttcaaaagtaaaattcatGATCGAGGAAAAGCTGAACCAAAGGTCGTTGGAAGTGGCAAATTTAAAC AATCAAATAATGAAACTGACggaggagaaagaagaaagcgacaGGCGAATAGCAAAACTGGAGGAGGAAGTTGCCATGTTGAAGCTGAACGTAAA CAACGAAGGCCGCGAGATCGCCGCGTTCGAGGAAGAGACTCTGGCGCTGAGACGGGAGCTGCAGGAGGCCCGGGCGTCCAAGTGCCTGGCCGAGAATCACGCGGCAAAGTGCGTAAACGCAAGATCAGTCACGCCTGTCGCTACTTTCGATACTACGCAATCCTACGTAACCAGCACCCCCGTGCGTACCGCTCTATCCGACACCTGTAGCCTGATCCCCGCACCACCGTCATCGACACCGTCGTTGTCCTCGATAGTCCCACAACACATCACCTCGTTACTACGTTCCCGAACCGCGGACCTGGCTCACCATTTCGTCGCGGACAAGACGAACGTTTATCCAACCGTTGATTGTAGCAGTCCGACAACGTCCATCAATGCTTCGTGGTCGTTGGATGATCAGTGTCAGGTGTCTAGCAGTGGTAACCAGTCGCCGCTGATAGTTACCGCTAGCAACAGTTTCGAGCAACATCGCACGGACGTCAGTTTGGACGAGAGCTCCGCTTTCTCTGCTTCCGAGCTCGCGTTAGAGACCAAGAGTTGCGATCAACGCGAGGACCACGACCTTGTCCTCGCGGAACATCGTTTGGAAGAGAACTCGAGCTCGAAGAAGACGAAAGACGAGGATACGGCGCGAGACGACGAGCCTAAAACGGATTCGACTACGACCAAGAGCCTTGGCGCGATATCCTCGAACGTGCAAGAGAAACGGACAAGAGAGTCGAAGAAGGAAGCGGAATTGTCGCGCGTTCATCATCAGAGAGTAGGATCGAAGAAGTCGAGGAAGAAGAAGGCTAGTTCGGTGTCGAAGAGATCGTTCGTCGAAACGGAGAAGGGTGGAACGGCCGCAGAGAGGAACGACAGTGGGACGAAAGACGCGCGGAGAACGGTGAGCGAGGACGAAGATCGGAGTCGTCTGaacggcggcgacgacgacgtcgacgacgGCGACGAAACGAGCCGAGCCATCACCGAGATCCCGGAAGTGACCGTAGTCGGTGGTGGCTCCTTCGTGCCGAAAGATCTCTGCTCGACGGGAATCCTGACCTCCAGAGTCCTGACAGCACCTTCACGCGCTACCTACACCACCGCCTACATTTAG
- the LOC117158771 gene encoding uncharacterized protein LOC117158771 isoform X1, translated as MDKSRLDASRLENREDVISHSKKNKKRPSKKSSMLSSWTNNFQNDQNNDIVPGMEYPQLLWQSNMPQNFQNNGQRLFTTTSDPSMCGYTQMPMTYTMEPVSLPTMYRLYQPVPVSGIRAVHSRPRRHCNQNQPLNLNMNSMANGYTSLQENGGGSPVPANYQNGDYASLPSTANKNNGINGDEINSEHRRYSDPGLGSAEAPVQSQSEDSDSADSGSSITTVGRSNKLVLSLIEQMTELKKSNNQLFKELNETKSEIGSMKTKLAVCSSSDYQPGMLSDFIREIRQANKTYEEVLVSKVKFMIEEKLNQRSLEVANLNNQIMKLTEEKEESDRRIAKLEEEVAMLKLNVNNEGREIAAFEEETLALRRELQEARASKCLAENHAAKCVNARSVTPVATFDTTQSYVTSTPVRTALSDTCSLIPAPPSSTPSLSSIVPQHITSLLRSRTADLAHHFVADKTNVYPTVDCSSPTTSINASWSLDDQCQVSSSGNQSPLIVTASNSFEQHRTDVSLDESSAFSASELALETKSCDQREDHDLVLAEHRLEENSSSKKTKDEDTARDDEPKTDSTTTKSLGAISSNVQEKRTRESKKEAELSRVHHQRVGSKKSRKKKASSVSKRSFVETEKGGTAAERNDSGTKDARRTVSEDEDRSRLNGGDDDVDDGDETSRAITEIPEVTVVGGGSFVPKDLCSTGILTSRVLTAPSRATYTTAYI; from the exons ATGGATAAAAG CAGGTTAGACGCTTCGAGGTTAGAGAATCGCGAGGATGTTATTAGTCATTCCAAGAAGAACAAAAAACGACCCAGTAAGAAAAGCAGTATGCTTAGCTCGTGGACGAACAACTTTCAAAACGATCAAAATAACGATATAGTACCTGGAATGGAGTATCCACAGTTATTGTGGCAGTCTAACATGCCGCAAAACTTTCAGAACAATGGACAACGTCTCTTTACTACAACATCTGACCCTAGCATGTGTGGTTATACGCAGATGCCTATGACATATACCATGGAGCCTGTTTCACTACCAACCATGTATAGACTGTATCAGCCGGTGCCAGTCTCTGGTATAAGAGCCGTTCACAGTAGACCCCGACGACATTGTAATCAAAATCAACCATTGAACTTGAATATGAATTCTATGGCAAATGGTTACACGAGTTTACAAGAAAATGGGGGAGGATCTCCTGTCCCTGCTAACTATCAGAACGGAGATTACGCGAGTTTGCCATCTACTGCTAATAAGAACAATGGAATAAATGGAGATGAGATAAATTCAGAGCATCGGAGGTATTCAGACCCTGGTCTTGGGTCTGCGGAAGCACCGGTACAGAGTCAGAGCGAAGACTCTGATAGCGCCGACAGTGGTAGCTCCATTACTACAGTTGGACGTAGCAATAAGTTAGTTCTATCTCTTATCGAACAG ATGACAGAACTGAAAAAGAGCAATAATCAACTGTTTAAAGAGTTAAACGAAACAAAGTCTGAAATAGGTAGTATGAAGACAAAGTTAGCAGTGTGTAGTTCTTCGGATTATCAACCAGGAATGTTATCAG aTTTTATTCGCGAAATCAGGCAAGCCAACAAAACATACGAGGAGGTACTagtttcaaaagtaaaattcatGATCGAGGAAAAGCTGAACCAAAGGTCGTTGGAAGTGGCAAATTTAAAC AATCAAATAATGAAACTGACggaggagaaagaagaaagcgacaGGCGAATAGCAAAACTGGAGGAGGAAGTTGCCATGTTGAAGCTGAACGTAAA CAACGAAGGCCGCGAGATCGCCGCGTTCGAGGAAGAGACTCTGGCGCTGAGACGGGAGCTGCAGGAGGCCCGGGCGTCCAAGTGCCTGGCCGAGAATCACGCGGCAAAGTGCGTAAACGCAAGATCAGTCACGCCTGTCGCTACTTTCGATACTACGCAATCCTACGTAACCAGCACCCCCGTGCGTACCGCTCTATCCGACACCTGTAGCCTGATCCCCGCACCACCGTCATCGACACCGTCGTTGTCCTCGATAGTCCCACAACACATCACCTCGTTACTACGTTCCCGAACCGCGGACCTGGCTCACCATTTCGTCGCGGACAAGACGAACGTTTATCCAACCGTTGATTGTAGCAGTCCGACAACGTCCATCAATGCTTCGTGGTCGTTGGATGATCAGTGTCAGGTGTCTAGCAGTGGTAACCAGTCGCCGCTGATAGTTACCGCTAGCAACAGTTTCGAGCAACATCGCACGGACGTCAGTTTGGACGAGAGCTCCGCTTTCTCTGCTTCCGAGCTCGCGTTAGAGACCAAGAGTTGCGATCAACGCGAGGACCACGACCTTGTCCTCGCGGAACATCGTTTGGAAGAGAACTCGAGCTCGAAGAAGACGAAAGACGAGGATACGGCGCGAGACGACGAGCCTAAAACGGATTCGACTACGACCAAGAGCCTTGGCGCGATATCCTCGAACGTGCAAGAGAAACGGACAAGAGAGTCGAAGAAGGAAGCGGAATTGTCGCGCGTTCATCATCAGAGAGTAGGATCGAAGAAGTCGAGGAAGAAGAAGGCTAGTTCGGTGTCGAAGAGATCGTTCGTCGAAACGGAGAAGGGTGGAACGGCCGCAGAGAGGAACGACAGTGGGACGAAAGACGCGCGGAGAACGGTGAGCGAGGACGAAGATCGGAGTCGTCTGaacggcggcgacgacgacgtcgacgacgGCGACGAAACGAGCCGAGCCATCACCGAGATCCCGGAAGTGACCGTAGTCGGTGGTGGCTCCTTCGTGCCGAAAGATCTCTGCTCGACGGGAATCCTGACCTCCAGAGTCCTGACAGCACCTTCACGCGCTACCTACACCACCGCCTACATTTAG
- the LOC143303150 gene encoding uncharacterized protein LOC143303150: MYMSNSTREKLLDILRNKMIDPADQGGTIPSLVNVKRSRNASSSSEDEEEDEEEGDEKNNQEGRQRKDEEDDGKVDEQGRTAYREKVPEWLSMIENGIKLSGPVTDL; the protein is encoded by the exons ATGTACATGTCGAATAGCAC ACGGGAGAAGCTGCTGGACATTCTGCGTAATAAGATGATCGATCCCGCCGACCAAGGGGGAACCATCCCGAGCTTGGTGAACGTGAAACGCTCGAGGAACGCTTCGTCCTCGTCCGAGGATGAAGAGGAAGACGAAGAGGAAGGAGACGAGAAGAATAATCAGGAGGGAAGGCAGCGAAAGGACGAAGAGGACGATGGTAAAGTGGACGAGCAGGGAAGAACAGCGTACAGAGAGAAGGTTCCTGAATGGTTGTCGATGATCGAGAATGGTATTAAGCTGTCCGGACCTGTTACCGATCTTTAG